Below is a genomic region from Fulvia fulva chromosome 5, complete sequence.
AACTGGATCCTTCGCGAGTACCAGTCGTGCCAGTCCGGTCGATCTGGATCGGCCTCAATGCCCACCACTAGTCCGTAGCTACTCCGTGGCACGTCTGCTGGCACCCACTCCACTGCAGACTTCAGCGCGGTCGTATCGATATCTGTGTAGATGCCACCTCTTGCCAGCAGGATGAGGTAGCGGAAGAAGTCTGCCTTCAGAACGGCAGCAGGTAGGGCGTTGTAGGCCTCTTGCACTTCTGGTATGCTTGCGTAGAAGTGTCTGACCAGGTGCACCGCTACAGAGTCCGTAATAACTTCATGCACGAAGCTCGGATGCAACTCTGTCCAAGATGCCTCTGCTGGCCTCCACTCCTCCTGAAACTCGCCCGACGACGGCTGGTATTTCCACGTCTGCCAGATGTACGCTGGGAATCTGCTCTCGGCATCGTAGGGGAAGGTGTAGGCGAGTTGTTGTCTAAGCGGCTTGAGCTTGAGATGCTCGAATGCAATCTGTGGGCGAGGCTTCTTCGAAAGGGCGACTCGGGCGTGGTCTTCGCTCGGTGCGACAGAGGGTGCTGGTTTCGAGCCTGCGACGATGGACTTCACGGAGTCCGGTGCGGCATCGACGATCTTTCTGTTGTCTGCATGCGTGCCCGTAGGTTTCGGTGAATTGTTAACCTTGATGTTCGCCGGCTGGTTGCTGTTGTGCGTGTGGCGGAGGAGGAGAAAGCAGGATAAAATTACAGCCGCGACAACGAGCGCTCGGCGAAACGTGAGCATGGCTGCTCGGGGTCACTGTGCGGACCTCGTGCGGGATAGAGAGTGTGCGTGTGGAAGTGAAAGGACAGAAAGC
It encodes:
- a CDS encoding Initiation-specific alpha-1,6-mannosyltransferase, whose protein sequence is MLTFRRALVVAAVILSCFLLLRHTHNSNQPANIKVNNSPKPTGTHADNRKIVDAAPDSVKSIVAGSKPAPSVAPSEDHARVALSKKPRPQIAFEHLKLKPLRQQLAYTFPYDAESRFPAYIWQTWKYQPSSGEFQEEWRPAEASWTELHPSFVHEVITDSVAVHLVRHFYASIPEVQEAYNALPAAVLKADFFRYLILLARGGIYTDIDTTALKSAVEWVPADVPRSSYGLVVGIEADPDRPDWHDWYSRRIQFCQWTIQAKPGHPVLVDIVATITEETLRRKKAGELDSKHMKAVMKNVVELTGPALWTDTIFKFFNNPDYFDMSTSKGNITWQQFTGITQAKKVGDVVVLPITSFSPGVQQMGAGDIDDPMAFVHHTFEGTWKPEFERHIGEQKD